AGCCTCTTCATCTTCAGATGATCGGCAGAGGCCATGAACTTATCCCAGTCGAACTTCCGGCTCAGAAGCGCCGGCATGAGCACCGCATGGTGAAGCGGCATAAAGCCCTTGGAATACAGCCTGAATATCAGATACAGAAGATACTTTTCATTTGAAAGACAGGGGAGTGCCGCGCCCCGGAAAATCATCTCTTCTGCATCTTTCCACCAGTATGCAGAGGATGCCTCAAAATACCTTCTCACCAGGTTCCAGTGCAGCTCCAGCACATGCGCGCCCTTATGCAGGTGGAGGTGATAGACGCCTGCCAACTGGTCCTGCTCACCAATCCCTTTGCTGAGATCATATCCGGCTGCAATAAGGGTCTCCCGTGCCGTATCCAGATCGTCCCTCCGGACCAGCAGATCTATATCCGAGGTGGGGTACAGGCCCATATCGCCAAGCAGGGTCTCTGCTGCAAAAGAACCTTTGAGCGGGATGGAGTTTATCCCATCCCTGCGCAGGATATCGATCAGGTGCAGGGTCTCTTCGAGATGAGCTGCATTTCTTTGTAAGGTCGCTATATAGTGCTTCTCAGCCGTTCCGTGATCAGAGCAGGAACGATCTGGATCGAAGCAAGGTTTTTATAGAGAAGCGGCGTCACCTGGTTCAGGGTTGCCAGTTGGATCAGCCGGTCATAGTCGAGCGGCCTTGCTGTGTCGGACAGGATTGTCTGAACCTCCTGCATCACCATATCAGATGGCACAGGTTGAGAAATGAGGAGAACAATACGCTCTTCAGGAGATAACTTCATGGGGGTATTGTGTAATCCTCGCACCACTTCAAGGCCGAAGGGACTGCACTTCTTCACAGTGGTCGGGTAAAACTCATGCCTACGTGGGAGAAATGATCATCTTCGGTGAGGATTAAGGGAATCCCTTGTCCTTTCATGACAAGCATAGATGTAAGATCAGTAAA
The sequence above is drawn from the Nitrospirota bacterium genome and encodes:
- a CDS encoding nucleotidyltransferase family protein: MATLQRNAAHLEETLHLIDILRRDGINSIPLKGSFAAETLLGDMGLYPTSDIDLLVRRDDLDTARETLIAAGYDLSKGIGEQDQLAGVYHLHLHKGAHVLELHWNLVRRYFEASSAYWWKDAEEMIFRGAALPCLSNEKYLLYLIFRLYSKGFMPLHHAVLMPALLSRKFDWDKFMASADHLKMKRLALFTLKLMHDASGIDIPNEITQRNLIGYAFLKRYVIKGLFRQDVKPHLRMAVLLALLDSPLDIFRVLLRRIFPSSAEIRLRYNLPQSSLRTLPYYLLNPFIMLFKKTKRL